Proteins from a single region of Mumia flava:
- a CDS encoding FHA domain-containing protein FhaB/FipA — protein MTELTLTLIKLGFLAVLWLFVLSAVSVIRSDVFGAKVEGAGKAPKQPKQPKQPKARKPKRGMPSKLVVTEGPNAGQMVPLTGADVLLGRGTDAAIRLDDDYVSTRHARFSTNGQQWFVDDMGSTNGTYVGSTRVTKAQPVPVDLSTPVRLGKTVVELRK, from the coding sequence ATGACCGAGCTGACGCTGACCCTGATCAAGCTCGGGTTCCTCGCCGTCCTGTGGCTGTTCGTGCTGTCCGCGGTGTCGGTGATCCGCTCCGACGTCTTCGGCGCCAAGGTCGAGGGTGCGGGCAAGGCGCCCAAGCAGCCGAAGCAGCCCAAGCAGCCCAAGGCCCGCAAGCCCAAGCGCGGGATGCCCTCGAAGCTCGTGGTGACCGAGGGCCCCAACGCCGGCCAGATGGTCCCCCTGACGGGCGCCGACGTGCTCCTCGGCCGCGGGACCGATGCCGCGATCCGGCTGGACGACGACTACGTCTCCACCCGGCACGCACGGTTCTCGACCAACGGCCAGCAGTGGTTCGTCGACGACATGGGCTCGACCAACGGGACCTACGTCGGCAGCACGCGTGTGACCAAGGCGCAGCCCGTTCCGGTGGACCTGTCGACTCCCGTACGGTTGGGCAAGACCGTCGTCGAGCTTCGGAAGTAG
- a CDS encoding FhaA domain-containing protein yields the protein MGVLQRFEQRLENAVSGAFARVFQSAVQPVEIAAALQREIDSGAQILSRDRVLVPNDFTVELSQADFDRLAPYGGTLSGELSELVHEHVNEQRYTLAGPLRLDFVPQMDLSTGRFRIHSRASAAVVPAAGTRMTDTAVAKAPVVLEVNGIRHPVEPPGVVIGRGTDAQMRINDPGVSRKHAQLRVIPEGAGVRVTIEDLGSTNGLVVDGRRTTHAVLSDGSQIQIGNTLVVVRNPHAGGRVSTASTGGGPGPAGGPPSPPGGAPSPGGGPVPSGPPPSVPRPPAGPPAGGPPPAPQAGLRPGPLAGDPRPGDHR from the coding sequence ATGGGCGTGCTGCAGCGCTTCGAGCAGCGACTCGAGAACGCGGTCTCCGGGGCGTTCGCCCGGGTCTTCCAGAGCGCTGTGCAACCGGTCGAGATCGCGGCCGCGCTGCAGCGTGAGATCGACTCCGGAGCCCAGATCCTCTCGCGCGACCGTGTGCTCGTCCCGAACGACTTCACCGTCGAGCTCTCGCAGGCGGACTTCGACCGGCTCGCACCGTACGGCGGGACGCTGTCCGGCGAGCTCTCCGAGCTGGTCCACGAGCACGTGAACGAGCAGCGCTACACGCTGGCCGGTCCGCTGCGGCTGGACTTCGTCCCGCAGATGGACCTGTCGACCGGACGATTCCGGATCCACTCCCGTGCCTCTGCGGCCGTGGTCCCCGCCGCCGGCACGCGGATGACCGACACCGCGGTCGCGAAGGCCCCGGTCGTCCTCGAGGTCAACGGCATCCGGCACCCGGTCGAGCCGCCCGGCGTCGTGATCGGGCGCGGGACCGACGCGCAGATGCGGATCAACGATCCGGGCGTCTCGCGCAAGCACGCTCAGCTGCGGGTGATCCCCGAAGGTGCAGGCGTCCGGGTGACGATCGAGGACCTCGGCTCGACGAACGGCCTGGTCGTCGACGGCCGCCGTACGACCCACGCCGTGCTCTCCGACGGGTCGCAGATCCAGATCGGCAACACCCTCGTGGTGGTCCGCAACCCGCACGCGGGGGGTCGGGTCTCGACAGCCTCGACCGGCGGCGGCCCCGGTCCGGCCGGCGGGCCTCCGAGCCCTCCGGGCGGCGCCCCGAGCCCCGGTGGCGGCCCTGTCCCGAGCGGCCCGCCGCCGTCCGTCCCGAGGCCGCCCGCAGGACCCCCGGCCGGCGGGCCTCCACCTGCGCCGCAGGCCGGGCTCCGCCCCGGTCCGCTCGCCGGTGACCCCAGGCCCGGTGATCATCGATGA